A single Patescibacteria group bacterium DNA region contains:
- a CDS encoding tryptophan-rich sensory protein: MTAYNWYSQLIKPSWAPPSWLFGPVWTMLYAIIAVTFGTVFYKAITHKLAWMVALPFALNLVFNFAFTPLQFGLKNNLLAAIDILLALGTLVWALVALWRASPDLRWVVYANIPYLLWVSFATVLQLTITYLNR; this comes from the coding sequence ATGACCGCATACAACTGGTACTCGCAACTTATTAAACCATCATGGGCTCCGCCGAGCTGGCTTTTTGGTCCGGTGTGGACGATGCTGTATGCGATCATCGCTGTCACCTTTGGCACCGTGTTCTATAAGGCCATAACCCACAAGCTCGCGTGGATGGTGGCGCTTCCGTTTGCCCTAAACCTTGTTTTCAACTTCGCCTTCACGCCTTTGCAGTTTGGGCTGAAAAATAATCTCCTCGCCGCGATTGATATCTTGCTTGCGCTCGGCACGCTCGTCTGGGCGCTCGTTGCTTTATGGCGCGCCTCGCCGGACTTGCGCTGGGTTGTCTATGCCAACATTCCGTATCTACTTTGGGTTTCGTTTGCCACAGTTTTGCAATTAACAATTACTTATTTAAACAGATAG